One window of Polynucleobacter sp. HIN5 genomic DNA carries:
- a CDS encoding MmgE/PrpD family protein → MTMGIHYSAELARFASQLQFEDIPEDVIARAEDLLVDWFASAIGGKGAKPVEIITQFAQSMGPVSQPAIAGSAEIIVSRSMSSPFLACLANAAASHVVEQDDVHNGSVFHPGTIVFPAALALAQAKQLSGREFLTAAVVGYEVGIRVGEFLGRSHYKIFHTTGTAGTLSAAATVGRLLKLSPEQMLHAFGSAGTQSAGLWEFLRDAADSKQLHTAHASATGLMSAYLAQAGFTGAQKILEGAQGLAAGTSTDANPEKLIDRLGSRWCLAETSFKYHASCRHTHPAADALLQVIQKHAVKMDEIDRIETLVHQGAIDVLGPASDATTLHQSKFSMGTVLALICKFEFAGLDEFAKHFNDPEICALRNRVSMVLDPEVDQAYPQRWIGKVKVYLKNGRVYEGRVDEPKGDPGNTLSRAEIEEKALRLAAFSGGATEPEMRKAIALLFDIRRASAVPFIFSK, encoded by the coding sequence ATGACGATGGGCATTCATTACTCTGCTGAGCTAGCGCGCTTCGCAAGCCAATTGCAATTTGAGGATATTCCGGAAGATGTCATTGCACGGGCAGAAGATTTATTGGTTGATTGGTTTGCCTCTGCCATTGGTGGCAAAGGTGCAAAACCGGTTGAAATCATCACGCAATTTGCGCAATCGATGGGACCGGTATCGCAACCTGCAATTGCCGGGTCTGCTGAAATCATTGTGTCGCGCTCCATGTCAAGTCCATTTCTGGCGTGCTTAGCCAATGCTGCGGCATCGCACGTGGTTGAACAAGATGATGTTCATAATGGTTCGGTATTTCATCCAGGAACCATCGTCTTTCCAGCAGCATTGGCACTTGCCCAAGCCAAGCAACTCAGTGGTCGCGAGTTCTTAACTGCTGCAGTGGTTGGCTATGAGGTCGGCATTCGTGTTGGTGAGTTCTTGGGCCGCTCCCACTACAAGATTTTTCACACCACGGGGACCGCTGGCACCCTATCGGCTGCAGCAACCGTTGGTCGTTTACTCAAATTGAGTCCGGAGCAAATGCTGCATGCCTTTGGTTCGGCTGGTACACAATCAGCTGGCCTTTGGGAGTTCTTGCGTGATGCAGCGGATTCCAAGCAACTGCATACTGCACACGCCAGCGCCACTGGCCTGATGTCTGCCTACTTGGCACAAGCCGGATTTACTGGTGCCCAGAAAATACTCGAGGGCGCACAAGGCCTCGCGGCAGGAACATCGACCGATGCCAACCCAGAAAAATTAATTGATCGCTTGGGTTCACGTTGGTGTTTGGCGGAGACCTCCTTTAAGTATCACGCCTCGTGTCGTCATACTCATCCTGCAGCCGATGCCTTATTGCAGGTGATTCAGAAACACGCTGTGAAGATGGATGAGATTGACCGCATTGAGACCCTAGTGCATCAAGGCGCCATCGATGTTCTTGGGCCCGCTAGTGATGCGACGACCTTGCACCAATCCAAATTTTCAATGGGCACGGTTCTTGCATTGATCTGCAAATTTGAATTTGCTGGTCTCGATGAGTTCGCCAAACACTTTAATGATCCCGAGATTTGCGCGCTGCGCAATCGGGTGAGCATGGTTTTGGATCCCGAGGTTGATCAGGCTTACCCGCAGCGCTGGATTGGCAAGGTCAAGGTGTACCTTAAAAATGGTCGCGTTTATGAAGGCCGCGTCGATGAGCCCAAAGGTGATCCAGGCAATACGCTATCGCGCGCTGAAATCGAAGAGAAAGCCCTGCGATTAGCTGCGTTTAGTGGTGGCGCTACCGAACCTGAAATGCGCAAAGCCATTGCATTGCTATTTGATATTCGTCGGGCAAGTGCTGTCCCGTTTATCTTTTCTAAATAA
- a CDS encoding Bug family tripartite tricarboxylate transporter substrate binding protein, producing the protein MNLKKPLNTLLAAVMGAGLLLTGTANAQKYPDKPISLVVPFAAGGPTDTIARLLATQMSKSLGQSVIVENVPGAGGTVASAKVAKSKPDGYTIYIHHMGMATAQALYDKLPYDPLKDFEYIGQVADVPMVLLGSKNFPPNNFKELEAYIRANKDKVTMANAGPGAVSQLCGLIFQSRLGVRVTTVPYKGTGPALTDLVGGQVNILCDQTTQTIPFIKDGKVKVYGVTTPKRLSALPNVPTLDEQGMKGFDVKVWHGIYAPLGTPKPVLEKLNAALKKALTDPDLKARLDSSNIDIVPVAKQNGESLKSHLDAEINRWGPIIRKANIPD; encoded by the coding sequence ATGAACTTGAAAAAACCTTTAAACACATTACTTGCTGCAGTGATGGGTGCTGGCTTGCTATTGACCGGCACTGCAAACGCACAAAAATACCCTGATAAGCCAATTAGCTTAGTGGTTCCGTTTGCTGCTGGTGGTCCAACCGATACGATTGCTCGTCTACTGGCAACCCAAATGAGTAAATCCTTGGGTCAATCCGTGATCGTTGAAAACGTTCCCGGTGCTGGTGGTACCGTTGCTTCTGCGAAAGTTGCTAAATCCAAACCCGATGGTTACACCATTTACATCCACCACATGGGTATGGCCACCGCTCAAGCTTTATATGACAAGTTGCCCTACGATCCACTCAAAGATTTTGAGTACATCGGTCAAGTAGCTGATGTGCCAATGGTGCTCTTGGGTAGCAAAAACTTCCCACCGAATAACTTCAAAGAACTTGAGGCATACATTCGTGCTAACAAAGACAAGGTAACGATGGCCAATGCAGGTCCAGGTGCCGTGTCCCAACTGTGCGGACTGATTTTCCAGAGCCGTTTAGGTGTGCGTGTGACAACCGTTCCTTATAAAGGTACTGGTCCTGCATTGACTGACCTAGTTGGCGGTCAAGTGAACATTTTGTGCGACCAAACTACCCAAACCATTCCGTTCATCAAAGACGGCAAGGTTAAGGTCTATGGCGTAACTACTCCCAAGCGTCTTTCTGCCCTCCCCAATGTTCCAACCTTGGATGAGCAAGGCATGAAAGGCTTTGATGTGAAGGTATGGCATGGTATTTATGCACCCCTTGGCACACCAAAACCTGTTCTCGAGAAACTCAATGCTGCCCTCAAGAAGGCATTGACCGATCCTGATCTGAAGGCTCGCTTGGATTCTTCGAACATTGATATCGTTCCAGTTGCTAAGCAAAATGGTGAGTCACTCAAATCTCACTTGGATGCTGAAATCAACCGTTGGGGTCCAATCATTCGTAAAGCCAACATTCCTGATTAA
- a CDS encoding HpcH/HpaI aldolase/citrate lyase family protein, which translates to MNLPHLPLSDACCFLFVPANQPERYSKAFASGTQGVIIDLEDAVGLDDKPKARDLLKQHWSSISDSDKQRLVVRCNAPGSPLYAADLILIKELQVPCLMIPKTETRDHINGAAEELANTAFIPMIETPLGLHHLNEIASSQQVLRLALGNFDMQVELGISCDEHETELDTARFMMTLASKLAQIAPPIDGVTPAMDDGVKIFAHAQKAKRFGFGAKLCIHPKQIPVVKQAFTPTPQEIDWAQRVIAADRASGGQAAKVDGKMIDRPVVMLARRIQSLAGNP; encoded by the coding sequence ATGAACCTTCCCCACTTACCACTAAGTGATGCATGTTGCTTTTTGTTTGTTCCAGCAAATCAACCCGAGCGTTACAGCAAAGCATTCGCAAGTGGAACACAGGGCGTGATTATTGATTTAGAGGATGCCGTTGGTCTAGATGACAAACCGAAGGCACGTGATTTACTCAAACAGCATTGGTCATCAATTTCAGACTCTGATAAACAACGGCTTGTAGTTCGCTGCAATGCGCCAGGCTCACCATTGTATGCGGCGGATTTGATATTAATTAAAGAGCTGCAAGTGCCCTGTCTCATGATTCCCAAAACGGAGACGCGCGATCATATCAATGGCGCTGCTGAAGAGCTAGCTAATACTGCATTCATTCCCATGATCGAGACCCCGCTTGGACTGCATCATCTAAATGAAATCGCGAGTTCGCAACAGGTCTTACGACTTGCGCTGGGTAACTTTGACATGCAAGTTGAGCTTGGAATTAGCTGCGATGAGCATGAAACTGAATTGGATACCGCCCGATTCATGATGACTTTGGCCTCCAAATTAGCGCAAATAGCCCCGCCCATCGATGGGGTTACCCCCGCAATGGACGATGGAGTGAAAATTTTTGCACATGCACAAAAAGCCAAGCGCTTTGGCTTTGGCGCTAAGTTATGCATTCATCCAAAGCAAATACCCGTTGTAAAACAAGCGTTTACTCCCACTCCCCAAGAGATTGACTGGGCCCAGCGGGTGATTGCTGCAGATAGGGCCTCTGGAGGGCAAGCCGCCAAAGTGGATGGGAAAATGATCGATCGGCCGGTTGTCATGCTGGCGCGCCGTATCCAAAGTTTGGCTGGTAATCCCTAA